One genomic window of Parafrankia discariae includes the following:
- a CDS encoding sensor histidine kinase → MAGPVDATSDQRAERPSGPPAGRAPGSDRPVPGTPDLGPPDLDPPDPARSGTGSGTGPGSDSGPGTGVDIRPEQVFALDERTWRRVLFLLLNLPTGLVGFVIVVVWFSVGVGTAVTVVGLPLLTVGLVVTRALGTVERARARAILGLHIPKASRPRSSSTGAFGRLWAAVADPVGWRHALYFVIRLPWVIVTFTVTLVLLLVGWPVLPVVARALATVDKAMISGLLSPSDRMERRIRELEVDRGVVVDTAAADLRRIERDLHDGAQARLVALAMGLGLAREKFAEDPDTAAKMVEEAHGEVKLALRELRDLARGIHPAILTDRGLPGAIPSLGMRCTVPVRVTVELAERPAPAIEGIVYFTAAELLTNISKHSQASDALVDLRRVGDNLLLRITDDGRGGASLGRGSGLAGLTERLDAIDGTLIVDSPPGGPTYVIAKVPWRDREQTQSG, encoded by the coding sequence GTGGCCGGCCCCGTCGACGCGACCTCGGACCAACGAGCCGAGCGGCCCTCGGGCCCGCCGGCCGGGAGAGCACCCGGCTCCGACCGGCCCGTTCCCGGCACACCCGATCTCGGTCCACCCGATCTCGACCCGCCCGATCCGGCCCGGTCCGGCACCGGGAGCGGCACCGGTCCCGGGAGCGACTCCGGTCCCGGGACCGGAGTGGACATCAGACCGGAGCAGGTCTTCGCCCTCGACGAGCGGACCTGGCGGCGGGTCCTTTTCCTGCTGCTGAACCTGCCGACGGGCCTCGTCGGGTTCGTCATCGTCGTCGTGTGGTTCTCGGTCGGTGTGGGAACGGCGGTCACGGTCGTCGGGCTGCCGCTGCTGACCGTCGGCCTGGTGGTGACCCGGGCGCTCGGCACGGTCGAACGCGCCCGCGCCCGCGCCATCCTGGGCCTGCACATTCCGAAGGCGTCGCGGCCGCGGTCGTCGTCGACGGGTGCCTTCGGCCGGCTGTGGGCCGCGGTGGCGGACCCGGTCGGCTGGCGGCACGCCCTGTACTTCGTGATCCGGCTGCCGTGGGTGATCGTCACCTTCACCGTGACGCTGGTGCTGCTGCTCGTCGGCTGGCCGGTGCTGCCGGTCGTGGCCCGGGCGCTGGCGACCGTCGACAAGGCGATGATCTCAGGCCTGCTCTCGCCGTCCGACCGGATGGAGCGGCGGATCAGGGAGCTGGAGGTCGACCGCGGGGTCGTCGTCGACACGGCCGCGGCCGACCTGCGGCGTATCGAGCGGGATCTGCACGACGGCGCGCAGGCGCGGCTGGTCGCGCTCGCGATGGGTCTGGGCCTGGCGCGGGAGAAGTTCGCCGAGGACCCGGACACCGCGGCGAAGATGGTCGAGGAGGCGCACGGCGAGGTCAAGCTCGCGCTGCGGGAGCTGCGGGATCTGGCCCGCGGCATCCATCCCGCGATCCTCACCGACCGGGGCCTGCCGGGCGCGATCCCGTCGCTGGGAATGCGCTGCACGGTTCCGGTCCGGGTGACGGTCGAGCTGGCCGAGCGGCCGGCGCCGGCGATCGAGGGCATCGTCTACTTCACCGCCGCCGAGCTGCTCACCAACATCAGCAAGCACAGCCAGGCGTCGGACGCGCTGGTCGACCTGCGCCGGGTCGGCGACAACCTGCTGTTGCGGATAACCGACGACGGCCGCGGGGGCGCGAGCCTCGGCCGGGGCAGTGGGCTGGCGGGCCTCACCGAGCGGCTGGACGCCATCGACGGCACGCTGATCGTGGACAGCCCGCCCGGCGGGCCGACCTATGTCATCGCGAAGGTGCCCTGGCGGGACAGGGAACAGACACAGTCGGGCTGA
- a CDS encoding family 16 glycoside hydrolase, whose product MSPRRDHTGLHHGRHPGPADHGQADHGQPDADQADHGYRGQEPRPPRRRVRRRYRLVVLALVSAGGMAALAGLWAVISLGAADGPTRWRDGTRHGPWLAVFDGYGRTTGQLEAGGLVITLAPRAADAPEHTHAGLVVSSDHYSDVRFTTQVRTVRQLRQGTPAPWEVGWVLWNYTDPAHFYAFALKPNGWELSKQDPAYPGGQRFLASGPAPRARLGSWHTVEVVHDRDSMAVSVDGVPTVRMQDTERPYASGAVGLYCEDSLVEFRRSGARHLRPTDQPPF is encoded by the coding sequence TTGAGCCCCCGCCGCGACCACACCGGTCTGCACCACGGCCGCCATCCCGGTCCGGCGGACCACGGCCAGGCGGACCACGGCCAGCCGGACGCCGATCAGGCGGACCACGGGTACCGCGGTCAGGAGCCGCGCCCGCCGCGCCGGCGGGTGCGCCGCCGATACCGTCTCGTGGTCCTGGCGCTGGTCAGCGCGGGTGGGATGGCCGCTCTCGCCGGGCTGTGGGCGGTCATCTCGCTCGGCGCCGCGGACGGGCCGACCCGCTGGCGGGACGGCACCCGGCACGGCCCCTGGCTCGCGGTGTTCGACGGCTACGGCCGCACCACCGGGCAGCTCGAGGCCGGCGGGCTGGTGATCACACTCGCCCCCCGCGCCGCCGACGCCCCGGAGCACACCCACGCCGGCCTGGTGGTCAGCTCGGACCACTACAGCGACGTCCGGTTCACCACGCAGGTGCGCACCGTCCGCCAGCTGCGCCAGGGGACCCCGGCCCCGTGGGAGGTCGGCTGGGTGCTCTGGAACTACACCGACCCGGCGCACTTCTACGCCTTCGCGCTGAAGCCCAACGGCTGGGAGCTCAGCAAGCAGGACCCCGCCTATCCGGGCGGCCAGCGGTTCCTGGCCAGCGGGCCGGCACCGCGGGCCCGCCTCGGCAGCTGGCACACGGTGGAGGTGGTCCACGACCGGGACTCGATGGCGGTGTCCGTGGACGGCGTCCCCACGGTGCGGATGCAGGACACCGAGCGTCCCTACGCCTCCGGTGCCGTCGGCCTGTACTGCGAGGACTCACTCGTGGAGTTCCGCCGCTCCGGTGCCCGCCACCTGCGCCCCACCGACCAGCCGCCGTTCTGA
- the wecB gene encoding non-hydrolyzing UDP-N-acetylglucosamine 2-epimerase produces MTDSSDGRTVLLVYGTRPEAIKMAPVVHELGRTGPLRPVVAVTGQHRSMLDQVNDLFGIVPDYDLEILRDRQSLAGVTTRSLGGLESVMAEVRPDVVVVQGDTTTAFTGALAAFYQGLPVVHMEAGLRTADPASPFPEEINRRLTAQLADLHLAPTPSARANLLAEGIRPESVLVTGNTVIDALLHVAAAPPPADRLLAEVRQRSGDGRRPVLLVTAHRRESWGEPLARVGAALARLAERRPELLIVLPVHRNPVVRETVLPPVSGFPNILVADPVDYAAFTHLMKAATVVLTDSGGIQEEAPSLGKPVLVLRDNTERPEGVRAGTASLVGTEPDRIVAAVDRLLDDPVAYAAMAEATNPYGDGQAARRTVAAIAHRFAGAPAPDPFVPHPRTITIPAQPAAPEQELTGSAAGRREEHGA; encoded by the coding sequence ATGACCGACAGCTCCGACGGTCGCACGGTGCTGCTCGTATACGGCACCAGACCCGAGGCGATCAAGATGGCTCCGGTGGTCCACGAACTTGGACGGACCGGCCCGCTACGGCCGGTCGTGGCCGTCACCGGCCAGCACCGGTCCATGCTCGACCAGGTCAACGACCTCTTCGGCATAGTTCCCGACTACGACCTCGAGATCCTCCGGGACCGCCAGTCGCTGGCCGGAGTGACCACCCGCTCGCTCGGCGGCCTGGAGTCGGTGATGGCCGAGGTACGCCCGGACGTCGTGGTCGTCCAGGGCGACACGACGACGGCGTTCACCGGTGCCCTCGCCGCGTTCTACCAGGGCCTGCCCGTCGTCCACATGGAAGCCGGGCTGCGCACCGCGGACCCGGCCTCACCGTTCCCGGAGGAGATCAACCGCCGGCTCACCGCGCAGCTGGCCGACCTGCACCTGGCGCCCACGCCGTCGGCCCGGGCGAACCTGCTGGCGGAGGGCATCCGGCCGGAGTCCGTGCTGGTCACCGGCAACACCGTCATCGACGCGCTGCTGCACGTCGCGGCGGCGCCGCCGCCGGCGGACCGGCTGCTCGCCGAGGTCCGCCAGCGCTCGGGCGACGGCCGGCGGCCGGTGCTGCTCGTCACCGCGCACCGGCGCGAGTCGTGGGGGGAGCCGCTCGCGCGGGTCGGCGCGGCACTCGCCCGGCTGGCCGAACGCCGTCCCGAGCTGCTGATCGTGCTGCCCGTGCACCGCAACCCGGTGGTGCGGGAGACGGTCCTGCCGCCGGTCTCCGGGTTCCCCAACATCCTCGTCGCCGATCCCGTCGACTACGCCGCCTTCACGCACCTGATGAAGGCGGCGACGGTCGTCCTGACCGACAGCGGCGGCATCCAGGAGGAGGCGCCCAGTCTCGGCAAGCCGGTCCTGGTGCTGCGGGACAACACCGAGCGGCCCGAGGGGGTGCGGGCCGGCACGGCCAGCCTGGTCGGCACCGAGCCGGACCGGATCGTCGCGGCCGTCGACCGGCTCCTCGACGACCCCGTCGCCTACGCGGCGATGGCGGAGGCGACCAACCCCTACGGCGACGGGCAGGCGGCGCGGCGCACCGTCGCCGCGATCGCGCACCGCTTCGCCGGAGCGCCCGCCCCGGACCCCTTCGTCCCCCACCCGCGCACGATCACCATCCCGGCCCAGCCGGCCGCCCCGGAGCAGGAGCTGACCGGGTCCGCCGCCGGCCGACGAGAGGAGCACGGAGCATGA
- a CDS encoding glycosyltransferase family 2 protein has protein sequence MNLLDADGRDARLLAAAMISFGMVYLFAMLVLSRVHRPWTGTPSDGLFFVFVMPCLNEEAVIEASMRRLLLSPAANRRVLVVDDGSDDRTSLIVRGVADDRVWLLRREPPNARRGKGAALNAAVAHLATRPEIAARDPGDVIIAVVDADGRLDPHSVEAVAPYFADPRTAGVQTGVRINNRHTSLLARLQDMEFVIYTDVFQRGRGQLDNVGLGGNGQFVRLSALRSLGGDPWSHSLTEDLDLGVRLLLTGWRNQFCPQADVHQQGVVRLGRLLRQRSRWFQGHLQSWALMPRVLRQARARALPDMLFHLSSPLLILLASLLTAAFVLSTVGVLTSWLAGGPAPDPRYFLGAYLMAAGPALVCALIYRSREPLVGFGVVRLAGYAHLYMLYALVWFVAGWWAMGRVVSRRTSWHKTARTPESAPPTPRQPVSAAPATPDGLDR, from the coding sequence GTGAACCTGCTCGACGCCGACGGCCGCGACGCGCGCCTGCTCGCCGCGGCGATGATCAGCTTCGGGATGGTCTACCTGTTCGCGATGCTGGTGCTCTCCCGGGTCCACCGCCCCTGGACGGGCACTCCCTCCGACGGACTGTTCTTCGTCTTCGTGATGCCCTGCCTCAACGAGGAGGCGGTCATCGAGGCGAGCATGCGCCGGCTCCTGCTCTCCCCCGCGGCGAACCGCCGGGTCCTCGTCGTCGACGACGGCTCGGACGACCGGACGTCCCTGATCGTCCGCGGAGTGGCCGACGACCGGGTGTGGCTGCTGCGTCGCGAGCCGCCGAACGCCCGGCGCGGCAAGGGCGCCGCGCTGAACGCCGCCGTGGCCCATCTCGCGACCCGCCCGGAGATCGCCGCCCGTGACCCCGGCGACGTGATCATCGCCGTGGTCGACGCGGACGGGCGGCTCGACCCGCACTCGGTGGAGGCGGTCGCCCCCTACTTCGCCGATCCCCGCACCGCCGGTGTGCAGACGGGCGTGCGCATCAACAACCGGCACACCAGCCTGCTCGCCCGGCTCCAGGACATGGAGTTCGTGATCTACACCGACGTCTTCCAGCGCGGACGCGGCCAGCTGGACAATGTCGGCCTCGGTGGCAACGGCCAGTTCGTCCGGCTCTCGGCGCTGCGCTCCCTCGGCGGCGACCCGTGGTCGCACAGCCTGACCGAGGATCTGGATCTCGGCGTCCGGCTGCTGCTGACGGGCTGGCGCAACCAGTTCTGCCCGCAGGCGGACGTCCACCAGCAGGGGGTCGTCCGGCTGGGACGGCTGCTGCGGCAGCGGTCCCGCTGGTTCCAGGGACATCTGCAGTCGTGGGCGCTGATGCCCCGGGTGCTGCGGCAGGCGCGGGCCCGGGCCCTGCCGGACATGCTGTTCCACCTCTCCAGCCCGCTGCTGATCCTCCTCGCGTCGCTGCTGACGGCCGCCTTCGTGCTCAGCACCGTGGGCGTGCTGACCAGCTGGCTCGCCGGGGGACCGGCGCCGGATCCGCGCTACTTCCTCGGCGCCTACCTGATGGCGGCGGGACCGGCGCTGGTGTGCGCGCTGATCTACCGGTCACGCGAGCCACTTGTCGGCTTCGGCGTGGTCCGCCTCGCCGGCTACGCGCACCTCTACATGTTGTACGCGCTGGTGTGGTTCGTCGCGGGCTGGTGGGCGATGGGCCGGGTGGTCAGCCGCCGGACCAGCTGGCACAAGACCGCCCGCACCCCGGAGAGCGCGCCGCCCACGCCGCGCCAGCCGGTGTCCGCCGCACCCGCCACTCCCGACGGGCTCGACCGTTGA